The DNA sequence ATGTTCTAGTCGATGTCCTTGGAAGGAAGATTGTCTGAAAGAGATACTGTTCAACGGGTATCTGAAGCTGATAATGTAGAGCTTCTTAGTAATGTTACGACTGAGGAGGTTCAAGAAGCGGTATCCTCGATGCATACGGATATATCACCCGGTCCGGATGGGTTAAACCCAGGATTTTTTCAGTCAATTTGGCCAATTGTTGGTAATGATGTAACTCGTTTCTGTCAAGACTATATGGCTACAGGGGTACTTTCGAATGGAATCAACCATGCTTTAGTTTGTCTGATACTTAAGGTGAAGATACCTCAAACGATGGTGGATCTTAGGCCGATTTCATTGTGCAATGTCATCGTGAGAATACTATCTAAAGTCATGACTAATAGGCTTAAATTGAGTTTAAAGTTTATAGTCTCGGATAAAAAAAGCGCATTCATTGAGGGGAGGTCTCTTATTGACATTGCGCTCATTGCTTATGAGGTTAATCACTACATGAGGAGACGAACTCAAGGAAAAAATGGTTTGGCTGCTTTGAAAATTGATATATCCAAATGATATATCCAAAGCCTATGATAGATTGGAGTGGAGCTTCGTTGAAAATATGATGACAAGGTTTGGGTATCACGAAACCTGGATAAATAGAGTAATGCATTTTATCCGATCAGCGTCATACTCTTTTCTTCATAATGGTGAGACATTTGGACATGTTACTCCCCAACACGGATTGCGTCAAGGTGATTCAATATCACCGTATATATGCATAATATGTGCAGAAGGATTAAGTGCCATGATTCGTGGGAACGAAGAGGCGGAAATCTTACATGGTTGTAATGTGGTGAGGGGTGCTCCTAATATCTCTCATCTGTTGTTTGCAGATGATTGTTATCTTTTCTTTAGGAAAACACCAAAAGAGGCGTGAGATGAAGAATATTTTGAATCGATATGAAACCATGTCCGGGAAAGTAGTAAATTACAACAAGTCTTTGGTCACATTCTCACCAAATACATATGCGGGGAATAAAAAAGAAGTTTGTCAGATATTAGATGTGATGGAGAAAGATATTCCAGGGAGGTATTTGGGTATTCCAATGTGCATAGAAACGAATAAAGTTGCTGAATTTGAATTCCTGCTGAAGAAAGTAGAGCAGAAGCTCCAACGGTGGCGAAATAGTTCAATATCAAAGGCAGGTAAAATTACTTTCCTTAAGACTACAGCTCAAACTATTCCCAACTTTTGGATATACTTATTGTTAATCCCGAACAACGTTCGTGAGAAAATTGAAAGACGTATGAATGCTTTTTGGTGGGAGAATGGTCGTGCTAATAATGGTATATAATGGATTTCATGGGAGAAGTTGTGCACAGTTAAAGAAGATGGTGGACTGGGCTTTAAGCGTTTGAGAGATTTTAATATCTCCATATAGACAAAACAGGGATGGCGGTTGGTCAACAACTATAATCTCCTTGTAACTAAGATTATGCAGGCACGTTACTACCTTGATTCAAATTCTTTCAATGCTAAATTGATAAATAACCCGAGCTATATTTGGAGGAGTATATTTGAGACACAAGAAATTATGAAATATGGTTATCGTCGAAGAATTGAAAATGGGGAAGACACTGAAATCTGGAATGTACCATGGTCGCCATGTATTCAAAATGGCTACCTTACTACAGAGAAGTATGAGGAGTTACAACATAGGAAAGTTAAAGGCCATATGAATACCGCTGGAACGGGGTGGGATGTGGAAATTCTGCAGGACATCTGCAATGAGCGTGATAGAAAACTTATCCAACAAATACCAATTTCATGTCGAAATAAAGTTGATTCTTAATACTGGATATTAGATGATACAGGAGATTTTTCAGTGATGAGTGGTTACAGACACCTTCGAGGGGAAGCAGAATGTCTTATCGACGTTTTTGGCGGAAAATTTGGAGTATGAAGCTTCCAGGGGAAGTTTTAAATTTGTTATAGCGTGCTTCGCGTGGTGTGTTACCTATAGCCGCTGCACTACGGAACAAACGGGTTAATATTGCAGCTGAAAGCACTTGGTGTCGTGATCAAGTGGAAACATATATTCATGTTCTTTTGAATGTTCTTTTGCGAGAGATTTGGTCAACATTGGGTTTGCAGGATATAGTAGTGAAAGGTAGTACAGATACTATTATGACTACTCTAATGCGGGCTTTTGAGTTAAGTAATGAGCAACAGTACAGATTAGTAGCATTATTATGTTGGTGCTTGTGGAATAGAAGGAACAAGTGAGTGTGGTCGAAGACAAATACATCAGTTTTTGGTACTAAGGCAATGGCACTGAATATGTTAGCGGATTGGGATAATGTGTCCAACGAAGAGAAGCCAACAAAGTAGTAAACAATGGTGCAAGCCTCCAACTGGGTGGATCAAGATCAACGTGGATGCTGCATGTCGAGAGGGCATAAGTCAGATTGGTGTAGCTTGTGTAGTTCGAGATGAGATTAGTATGGGGACTTTCTTCGAGCAAGGGAGAATCTACTCCAGGGAAGGATATATGCAAGAGAAGCCGAAACTTTGAGCTTGAAGGAAGCGTTATCATGGGTTAAAGAATGACGGGCAACCAAATGTATTTTTGAGTCAGATGCCAAACTCTTAGTTGATGCAGTTAAAATACGTCAAGGAAAATCTTTCTTTTATACAATTGTGGAAGATTGTCGAGAGTTATTGAAACACTTTGTTGAAGTGTTAATTGTGTATGTTCACCGATTTTCGAACAGCGTAACTCATGCATTAGCTCAGGCTACTTATTTTTTGTCAGATCTGAAGGAATGGTATTCTAGCGCTCCTAATTTCATTCTATGTAATCTTGCCCTTATGGGATTTAAGTAATGTCAGTGCgagttttcaaaaaaaaaagaataaataattaaacaaaCTAAAAGACAGTATTCCACGATCACAGTAGCATCTAGCATACAGTTTTTGTCCAAAAAGAATACTAAAGAATAGAAACAAATTAGTTGAACTTCAATGCTAGATATAAAATTCTTGAAGCCATTACAGAGGATTGTGAGCGAACCACCTATCCACCATGGCTAGACATTCTTCAGGCTTAAACTCTGGAGCTGCATGACCTCCACCCTGCATATATAGTCGAGCAGTACAAACGTGAGTCACTTATTGCGTCCAAATAtatcaagtgagtcactgattacaaaactgactcaaatgagtcacttatttaaaaatttgtataaaaaatatcactatatcattagtcgaaattcttaaaagtattatatattgagtttcacacattttttatgaatgatattacatccaaataaAAGGTTCTGAGTTctactattttagataatattgttagatttttaaattttattaattatttatttttaattttttgattgttttatttgatttaaataaaaataaatagtagataaatttaaaaaaaattaaaaatattatctaaaCTATTAGAACTCAAAATCTTTTATTTGGATGccatatcattcataaaaaatatgcgaaactcaatatataatacttttaagaattttgactaacgatagagtgatatttttgatacaaatttttaaatgagtgactcatttgagtcagATTTGTATtcagtgactcacttgatacatttCGATGCAATAAGTGACCTACATGATATTTAACCCATTTCTTACAATATATACATTAATTGTGTTAGTTTTACCTTCACTGTGGCAAATGTCAAAGAATAATCCTTATCTGAAAATGTGGTTCTATACCTGTACCATAACCAAAAGAAGTAGAAGACATCAATGAAATAGAATTTAATATACCTAATTCATATACATGCGTAAAATTTTAATTTCGCAAAACATGTTTAACAAGAGAGTTAAATATCAAACCCTGCAACTTCATGCTGAACAAACCAGGGCGCCCATGTACTTTCAACCGTCAAATCTAGAGATTGTATCCATTTTTCTGTGCCGATATATGGAACAACTAAGTCATGATCGCCGCTGTATAGAGATATAAAAGATTAATACTGGTATATTCTATTAATAAGCTTGATGCTAACTGTGGAGATAAAATACCTAAATATCAGAGCTCGACAATTTTTATTGGTCAAGTTTCTGTGATAAGAAACGGAGCTTGCAACATTGTATGAATAAGTCTCAGTATCATCTTTTCCTACTAAGTAGTGATCTGTGTTGCATGCTTCCCACTCTTTTATAGTCCCCTGTAACGGTGGCATGTAAAGTCCATGTAAATAATAAGTACAGATACGACATGCAACTACTGTTGTCGAAGTCTCCAATCAACCGATTAATCATTCAATCAATAATAATTTTTTCTGTGTACCTCCCGGATGCGAAGAGCTCTTTGAACATTTTTGTCATTAGCCCATATCGAATAGTACTCATAAGTGTCCCCCTATTTGTCAGTGTAGAAGAAAATACAGATACATAAGTATTAAAAACTATCAACACACAGAAAAAGAAGTTATTATATTGCTAAAACAAAGGCAACTGAAAAGAACTAATTACTCGACACCGTGGTTGCTGCAGCCGAGGCAATCGCAGGGGATTGTTAAGATTTTTCCGATGAGAATTTGTCACATTGGAGTTGTTGGATCTTGAAGTTCCGCTCACTACTAATCCACAACTAGGTTCAAGTATTTGGTACCCATATACATACTCGAGGCACTGAAATAGAAAATTATTAGAAATTTGTGAGATTAAAAATAGCTATGAGCTATTGAACAGTTAGGTACCTTGTCCACTTCATGAAGGTCTCTTGCACATAATCTGTTACTGGGATCTGCAGTTATGTAATTACCCTGGCAATTTTCTTTGGCCGACTGAATACAATACAATTTTTACACAAATCACTTTAAATTTGTAGTAAACAAGTACAACTGCAGAAGCATGCAGGTCAGTAAAATGAACCTCGTAGAGTTGATCGGATAAGAGTGCCATTCGATTAGCATATGGGATCCTGGAGTTGAAGTCTATGTTTCTATCGGTTAAAGGATTGCCAATCATGTATCCCTGATACATTATAGATATGTAAATTACGGAAGCATAAATTAAAAACCGCAAGCATTTAATCTTGTCTTGTACTACAATTCTCTTACTTTGATATTCATTTGCGGTTCATTTCCAGCTTCATTACCTGCATATTGTACAATTTTAAATAAATCACAAATCAGAAGATAATTTAGGTAAGATTATTAGGAGGCCGTCCAAATTTTGCAATACATAAATACCTATAGTGACCtgcaaatataaattaaaaaaatattctGCAACAAAAATATGTAAATATACCGTTGTAAATTTCTTGAGTAATGATCGGAATGATTATACCAGAGTAGGATACTCCGGTGATGTACAAGGGATTGTTCATAAATCTTGGATGATCATTCAGCCACTGTAAAACACAAACTGTTAATATTATATGGTTTAATTTAATATATTGATGGGGTTATTTGATGAATTAATCATCTCAAATTATGTTAAAATTTTGATCAGCTTTAATTTGATGAGAAATGACTGTTAACAATTAAGGGCGTTTTCAGTACTTGCATAATTTTTACGATGCTTGTATAGCATCTTTTTAGCACTTTATATAACATTTACTATACTTGCATAGCGAATTTTTAACAGTTACATATCATTTACGAGGCGTCTACAGGTGAGAGGAATCTTTTTTGCAGCAAGTTGACCTTTCTGAGAAAAGTATACACATGCTTTGATGATAAAGTGTCACTTGTTTTGGAGGCATGAGGAGTTTTTGCATAGGAAAATCCGGTCCCGACAGGTGTATCCAAATATATTACATTCGAAACCTGTAAAACATGGAAACAAAGTCTTGTTACGTACGTAAGAGAGTACATAAGGAATAATTAGTAGCATAGATTTTATTACGTGCAAGCAAATGAACGTATTTAGACATAGTTTGAAACACCTTTGTCCAAGAGTACGGGTTCAACTGCAACACTGGTTTCTCCGCTTTGGATCTGCTATAGTCAAAACTTAAGGGTCCTGTATACATCCGTTAATCGATTAGCCATACGTAATCCATACATGTAGTTGATATACATATTGAATCGGTAAGTTTCAACCGGCCGGCTGTGTTTTAGGCGGGCAAGTAAACTAATGTAAACATTGACCATGCATGTGGATATGTCATTAGTGCAAAAACACACACCAAACCAACGCCATTAATCACTGAAACTGACTTCTTCGTCAAGTAAAAGGAATCACATCAAATTGAGAAATTAGGAAAACACTTAATCATAATCACATGTTAGTTGTTTCACCAGAGGAAATGTTTGGTTGGAGGTTCATCAGCCCGATAAATGGAAATGAGCTCGCCCTATCCACTTTCATATTCAGATGTACGGAATTTGAAACTTGAAATATATGGAGATCatctattattttattttttaagaaGGTGGCTAAGAGCCACTTTTCGGAGAAAAAAAATAGTAGGATGCTAAAACACAATTTCCTCATAGAAAAATGGTATGGAGTAAAATGGTTTACCAATCTCATAGAAAAATGCACGAAGAGAAGAACAGCCCGGACCACCGGCAATCCAAACCATGAGCGGGTCGTCTTTAGGGTTCCTCTCCGACTCCACAAAGTAGTAAAATAGCTCCACATCCTCACTTTCTCCTGTCCCAGTGTAACTGCTCACATAtcaccacaattatctatatatTGAGCTATGATCAAATTAATTCTGTCAATTAACAAACATGTATGTACTAACTAACTTACCCAGTTTCGAGTTTGAAAGGAAGATCGCCATTAAATCCGGGCAGATTTCTGATGATTGATTGTGAGTAAACACCACCATTGCCGGACAGAACCAGCAAAAGAATATTAACACATGATAACAAAACCACTCCACCTGATGTTCCCGCCATAAAACTATTAACacctaactcaaatatatattgCAAGTCCAAATTTTCGTGAATTTTAAGGAGTCCGATATTTTCAATTCTAATTATAAAATCTCCTTTTTTATATATAGGTACTTACGTTGCATACGATAAACGTGATTGTTCATATTAAATGTACGCGTTTTCAAATAGATGGCCTGGAATAGCTGCTTAGCTGGAAAGACAAAGACACCGTCCGGATTAGTTATTGTACTTAATTTTCAAAACCACAATTAAATTTAGAATTAGGCTCTTCAACTTAAATTTGGTAATATGATCTCAAccattcatttttattctatttttgGAAAGAGGAGTTGTACATCATTTTCTAGGGTAAATGATGGTGGCCTGACTTTCTCATAATAATAGTACTAGATTCTAGGGGTGAACGCGGGTCGGGTTGGGCGGTTTAGAGGTAATAAATCGAACCAACCCAATTAAttcgatttttaaaaaatgaatctgttaaccaaaaaaaatattttcaaccCAACCCTACCCTTTATATATTGGGTCGGGTTAGTTTGGGTTAAAACTCGAACaaatctatttaaatatttataggAGTCAAAATTACATACTCCCTCTGTctctcccatttgtttacactttcctttttgggatgtcccttccaattgtttacatttcaaaattttccaaaaatagtaaagtttttataatttttaaaataactacatccactaatttcctccactatacccactttatacatataatattaataagtcccactactttactcattttttcaacttttcttcactattttatcatttttcttaaactccgcgccccacccaaatgtaaacatttgggagggacggagggagtataattttaataaaaagtTGAAGTGTACTCCATAATTTAACTGAATATAAATA is a window from the Apium graveolens cultivar Ventura chromosome 1, ASM990537v1, whole genome shotgun sequence genome containing:
- the LOC141667151 gene encoding serine carboxypeptidase-like 17 isoform X2; protein product: MAGTSGGVVLLSCVNILLLVLSGNGGVYSQSIIRNLPGFNGDLPFKLETGYTGTGESEDVELFYYFVESERNPKDDPLMVWIAGGPGCSSLRAFFYEIGPLSFDYSRSKAEKPVLQLNPYSWTKVSNVIYLDTPVGTGFSYAKTPHASKTSDTLSSKHVYTFLRKWLNDHPRFMNNPLYITGVSYSGIIIPIITQEIYNGNEAGNEPQMNIKGYMIGNPLTDRNIDFNSRIPYANRMALLSDQLYESAKENCQGNYITADPSNRLCARDLHEVDKCLEYVYGYQILEPSCGLVVSGTSRSNNSNVTNSHRKNLNNPLRLPRLQQPRCRGDTYEYYSIWANDKNVQRALRIREGTIKEWEACNTDHYLVGKDDTETYSYNVASSVSYHRNLTNKNCRALIFSGDHDLVVPYIGTEKWIQSLDLTVESTWAPWFVQHEVAGYRTTFSDKDYSLTFATVKDS
- the LOC141667151 gene encoding serine carboxypeptidase-like 17 isoform X1, whose protein sequence is MAGTSGGVVLLSCVNILLLVLSGNGGVYSQSIIRNLPGFNGDLPFKLETGYTGTGESEDVELFYYFVESERNPKDDPLMVWIAGGPGCSSLRAFFYEIGPLSFDYSRSKAEKPVLQLNPYSWTKVSNVIYLDTPVGTGFSYAKTPHASKTSDTLSSKHVYTFLRKWLNDHPRFMNNPLYITGVSYSGIIIPIITQEIYNGNEAGNEPQMNIKGYMIGNPLTDRNIDFNSRIPYANRMALLSDQLYESAKENCQGNYITADPSNRLCARDLHEVDKCLEYVYGYQILEPSCGLVVSGTSRSNNSNVTNSHRKNLNNPLRLPRLQQPRCRGDTYEYYSIWANDKNVQRALRIREGTIKEWEACNTDHYLVGKDDTETYSYNVASSVSYHRNLTNKNCRALIFSGDHDLVVPYIGTEKWIQSLDLTVESTWAPWFVQHEVAGYRTTFSDKDYSLTFATVKGGGHAAPEFKPEECLAMVDRWFAHNPL